One window of the Triticum dicoccoides isolate Atlit2015 ecotype Zavitan chromosome 3B, WEW_v2.0, whole genome shotgun sequence genome contains the following:
- the LOC119277553 gene encoding uncharacterized protein LOC119277553: MGEDLVTTLSMENGGGGGGHHGLCTLLSMDPSGHLDDRAVGVMVQPRARGGARAHAHAVSLSGAPPPDINQPWQTEPCDMLGVGLGPQVFEAEAVLSTAPKAAAGSRKTTKRGDSIWGAWFFFTFYFKPLLSDKAKSKVVRDANGVSGFDKSDLRLDMFLVQHDMENMYMWVFKERPDNALGKMQLRSYMNGHSRPGEPHFPFSVDRGFVRSHRMQRKHYRGLSNPQCIHGIEVVSSPNLVGITDVDRRRWAELTGRELNFSIPQEASDFGTWRTMPNSELELERPHTHPAMKSNTNNVQQQPPKKTLNGSGLNLSSPSNHSGEDGMDLSPVSSKRRKEAFPHAMDEECFLPLNPCTGRTQQDIEMQSVVQPSWMHEFTGVMRKASGPATAAKSIYEDDQGYLIMVSLPFVDQQRVKVSWKNTPTHGIVKIFCVSTARMPYIRRHDRVFKLTDAMPEHCPPGEFIREIPLATRIPEDAKLEACFDEAAAVLEIMVPKRGNEPEEHEVRVSMRPPHLGVNDLLMT, encoded by the coding sequence ATGGGGGAGGACCTCGTCACCACCCTGTCCATggagaacggcggcggcggcgggggccacCACGGCCTCTGCACCCTGCTCTCCATGGACCCCTCCGGTCACCTCGACGACCGCGCCGTCGGCGTCATGGTGCAGCCACGCGCCAGAGGTGGCGCGCGCGCCCACGCCCACGCCGTGTCCCTCTCCGGCGCCCCGCCGCCCGACATCAACCAGCCGTGGCAGACGGAGCCCTGCGACATGCTCGGCGTCGGCCTCGGGCCGCAGGTCTTCGAAGCCGAGGCCGTGCTCAGCACCGCTCCCAAGGCTGCCGCCGGGAGCCGCAAGACCACCAAGCGCGGGGACAGCATCTGGGGCGCCTGGTTCTTCTTCACCTTCTACTTCAAGCCCCTGCTGTCGGACAAGGCCAAGAGCAAGGTCGTCCGGGACGCCAACGGCGTGTCGGGGTTCGACAAGTCGGACCTCCGGCTCGACATGTTTCTGGTGCAGCACGACATGGAGAACATGTACATGTGGGTGTTCAAGGAGAGGCCGGACAACGCCCTCGGGAAGATGCAGCTGAGGAGCTACATGAATGGGCACTCACGCCCTGGCGAGCCGCATTTCCCTTTCAGCGTGGACAGGGGATTTGTCCGGTCGCACCGGATGCAGCGCAAGCACTACCGGGGCCTCTCGAACCCGCAGTGCATCCACGGGATTGAGGTGGTGAGTTCGCCGAATCTCGTGGGCATCACAGATGTGGACCGGAGGAGGtgggcggagctcacagggagagaGCTCAATTTCTCCATCCCACAGGAGGCCAGCGATTTCGGGACATGGAGGACCATGCCAAACTCAGAGCTTGAGCTGGAGAGGCCACACACACATCCTGCCATGAAGAGCAATACTAATAATGTTCAGCAGCAACCCCCCAAGAAGACGCTTAATGGATCAGGCTTGAATTTGTCATCGCCATCCAATCATTCAGGAGAGGACGGTATGGATCTCTCCCCTGTCAGCAGCAAGCGAAGGAAGGAGGCATTTCCACATGCCATGGATGAGGAGTGCTTCTTGCCTCTGAACCCTTGCACTGGGAGGACACAACAAGATATCGAGATGCAGTCGGTAGTGCAGCCTTCGTGGATGCACGAGTTCACCGGGGTGATGAGGAAGGCCTCTGGGCCAGCAACTGCTGCCAAGTCCATTTACGAGGATGATCAGGGCTACTTGATAATGGTCAGCTTACCATTTGTCGATCAACAGAGGGTAAAAGTTTCATGGAAGAACACTCCTACTCATGGCATAGTTAAAATCTTCTGTGTCAGTACAGCCCGGATGCCATACATAAGGAGACATGACAGGGTCTTCAAGCTCACTGACGCCATGCCCGAGCACTGCCCTCCTGGGGAGTTCATCCGTGAAATACCTCTAGCCACCCGTATCCCCGAAGATGCCAAGCTTGAGGCATGCTTTGATGAGGCCGCTGCAGTTCTTGAGATCATGGTCCCCAAACGGGGAAACGAGCCGGAAGAACATGAAGTTAGGGTCTCCATGCGCCCTCCTCACCTGGGAGTGAACGACCTGCTTATGACATAG